A region from the Afifella aestuarii genome encodes:
- a CDS encoding RrF2 family transcriptional regulator, whose product MRLTKQTSQALRILLHCARLGRQTNAGEIARATLITEHNVAKLVALLVQGGFLKTMRGRTGGVRLACTPAEIHLGDVVRLTEATSVEADCFGETIDCSIRPLSPVNRIFSQALGAFTEVLDQHTLEDLMLRNPGHSGDAGDEIDRLTMGVDIPGMLST is encoded by the coding sequence ATGCGGCTCACGAAACAGACCAGTCAGGCACTGCGGATTCTGCTGCACTGCGCGCGTCTCGGACGCCAGACGAATGCCGGAGAGATCGCGCGCGCGACGCTCATCACGGAGCACAATGTCGCCAAGCTCGTCGCGCTCCTGGTGCAGGGCGGGTTCTTGAAGACCATGCGCGGCCGCACAGGCGGCGTGCGTCTCGCCTGCACGCCCGCTGAGATCCATCTCGGCGATGTCGTGCGCCTCACGGAGGCGACGAGTGTCGAGGCCGATTGCTTCGGCGAAACGATTGACTGTTCGATCCGACCGCTGTCGCCGGTCAACCGGATCTTCAGCCAGGCGCTCGGAGCCTTTACGGAAGTTCTCGACCAGCACACGCTCGAAGACCTGATGCTGCGCAATCCAGGGCACAGCGGCGACGCAGGTGACGAGATCGATCGTCTGACGATGGGTGTCGATATCCCCGGGATGCTGTCGACCTAG
- a CDS encoding MarR family winged helix-turn-helix transcriptional regulator, which produces MQASDHDDRPPETASNSSAARGPDDLRLEAVLRLVEAAKLCRALLGIELAEIGIHPGQDQLLRALYGNGEHSPSSLSRDLRVRPPTVSKMLERLEAGGLIERDNHRSDHRRSVVRLSRDGEATLSTIDAVWKRLAEIATRDFSPEALNSAAAVLGQMEENLATALHRLR; this is translated from the coding sequence ATGCAAGCATCCGATCATGACGACCGTCCTCCAGAGACGGCATCGAATTCCAGCGCCGCCCGTGGCCCCGACGACCTTCGCCTTGAAGCCGTCTTGAGGCTCGTCGAAGCCGCCAAACTCTGCCGCGCTCTTCTCGGCATCGAACTGGCTGAGATCGGCATTCATCCCGGCCAGGACCAGCTTCTGCGCGCTTTGTATGGGAATGGCGAACACTCCCCTTCCTCCCTGTCCAGGGATTTACGTGTTCGTCCGCCGACGGTCAGCAAGATGCTCGAGCGGCTCGAAGCGGGCGGCCTGATCGAGCGCGACAACCACCGTTCCGATCACCGGAGAAGCGTTGTGCGCCTGAGCCGCGACGGCGAAGCGACGCTCAGCACCATCGATGCCGTCTGGAAACGGCTCGCGGAGATCGCCACGCGCGACTTCTCACCGGAAGCTCTCAACAGCGCCGCCGCCGTTCTGGGACAGATGGAAGAGAACCTCGCCACGGCGCTGCACCGTCTGCGTTAA
- a CDS encoding Crp/Fnr family transcriptional regulator, whose translation MHGDESCLVRKISHYIPLSDAERRLLSELERESRTVRRHETLVDEGETNRLFVLDSGWVYTFVHTPDGRRQILDLHFPGDAVGTNQVAFAESTYGIAAATDATICPFPKSGLHGVFSNSPKLTALFYTFAMIDHAAVLDRLRATGRMPAASRVLLVLLQCRARLRIMEPSSADGFELPLQQEVIGDMVGLSNISVSNALKQLREDGLIARDGHRISFPNEERATELTDFADHYYEIDTSWFPSR comes from the coding sequence GTGCACGGGGACGAAAGCTGTCTGGTCCGCAAGATATCGCATTACATCCCCCTGAGCGATGCCGAGAGACGTCTGCTCAGTGAATTGGAGCGAGAAAGCCGCACGGTCCGGCGGCACGAGACACTGGTGGACGAAGGCGAGACGAACCGTCTTTTCGTTCTGGACTCTGGCTGGGTCTACACCTTCGTCCACACGCCAGACGGCCGCCGTCAGATCCTCGACCTGCATTTTCCGGGCGACGCTGTCGGCACCAACCAGGTCGCGTTCGCCGAGAGCACCTACGGCATCGCGGCGGCGACGGATGCCACCATCTGCCCGTTCCCGAAATCAGGCCTCCATGGGGTCTTCTCGAATTCTCCGAAGCTCACGGCGCTCTTCTACACGTTCGCCATGATCGACCATGCGGCAGTTCTCGACCGCCTGCGAGCCACCGGTCGCATGCCGGCGGCCTCGCGGGTGCTTCTCGTTCTTCTGCAATGCCGGGCGCGCCTGCGGATCATGGAGCCCTCCTCCGCCGATGGATTCGAGCTGCCTCTGCAGCAGGAGGTCATCGGCGACATGGTTGGCCTCAGCAACATTTCCGTCAGCAACGCGCTGAAGCAGCTCAGGGAGGATGGGCTCATCGCCCGCGACGGACATCGCATCTCGTTTCCCAACGAAGAGCGTGCGACGGAGCTGACCGATTTCGCCGACCACTATTACGAGATCGACACGAGCTGGTTCCCGAGCCGTTAG
- a CDS encoding sensor histidine kinase produces the protein MPLSRLLYESPASQEPSPSPPSPSLARTAALVGVLGAFIVLAAVASISYLQWRDLTENTRSATASSAFFLADHAARLFEVSDLALRKAVDAIGERNWDEIEASRPLFEELTELRADLPYVDELWVNDSTGDLRLTTFGFPAPQANLSDRDVFQAHQAEDAGLFVGQPIIGRVTDRPTFLVSRRLGGDEFKGIVSASLALDYFNTFWKRIPLPPDARVALFRKSDQAVLARFPQTPAETAPLPFNAALEEMLAENPEEGSYTNLAQEKDVRFGSYHQVGNLPIYVRVSVPREALSSLWLEQAQPNAFFALAAILSLIALTAFARHQARREDESRAFLKDEVARQTVALREETQALEALNGASRILSAELDPGRAIRTIVQASVVMSGARAGAFLPADQRRVDRNESDRIVVRSEDFRPGFLSFVSEHRGELLRSGHNILRVDETAEWTQEREVSGVGSFLAVPIISRSGEVHGELFLAHSNAHAFGTRAERLSVGLAAQAAIAIDNANLFEAAQKEIAARKETQVKQELLIRELHHRVKNTLAVVQAIAGMTARSAEDMSAFNDAFAGRLSSLASTHTLLTEFAWQKVPLGDLIRGQLEPYPERVHLEGPNLELAAAQAVPIGMAIHELATNAIKYGALSKAEGHLSVVWRVEEDKSGDTRGTLFLEWRESGGPPAVSPARRGFGSRLLSDVLRVQLRARTETRFEPEGLVFELEVPIAPLVVSDYPGSAVEESAQA, from the coding sequence GTGCCGCTTTCCAGGCTTCTTTACGAATCTCCGGCTTCCCAGGAACCGTCCCCATCCCCGCCGAGCCCTTCTCTGGCCCGCACCGCGGCGCTCGTCGGTGTGCTTGGCGCCTTCATCGTGCTCGCTGCGGTCGCGTCGATCTCCTACCTGCAGTGGCGCGATTTAACGGAGAACACGCGCAGTGCCACGGCGAGCTCCGCGTTTTTTCTGGCCGATCACGCCGCCAGGCTTTTTGAGGTTTCCGATCTTGCGCTGAGGAAGGCCGTCGATGCCATCGGGGAGCGCAATTGGGACGAGATCGAAGCCTCGCGGCCGCTTTTCGAAGAGCTGACCGAGCTGCGTGCCGATCTGCCCTATGTCGATGAATTGTGGGTCAATGACAGCACGGGCGACCTGCGCCTCACCACCTTTGGTTTTCCGGCGCCGCAGGCCAATCTCTCTGACCGTGATGTGTTTCAGGCCCACCAGGCGGAGGACGCCGGTCTCTTCGTCGGCCAGCCGATCATCGGACGCGTAACGGACAGGCCGACCTTCCTCGTCAGTCGCCGGCTCGGCGGGGATGAATTCAAAGGCATCGTGTCGGCGAGCCTCGCGCTCGACTATTTCAACACCTTCTGGAAACGCATCCCGCTGCCGCCCGATGCCCGGGTCGCGCTCTTCCGTAAGAGCGATCAGGCGGTCCTGGCACGTTTTCCGCAAACTCCGGCTGAGACCGCGCCGCTCCCCTTCAACGCGGCACTCGAAGAGATGCTTGCGGAAAACCCGGAGGAGGGGAGCTACACCAACCTGGCGCAGGAAAAGGACGTCAGGTTCGGCTCCTATCACCAGGTCGGCAATCTGCCGATTTACGTTCGTGTCAGCGTGCCGCGGGAGGCACTCTCCTCATTGTGGTTGGAGCAGGCTCAGCCGAACGCGTTCTTCGCGCTTGCGGCAATTCTGTCGCTGATCGCTTTGACCGCCTTCGCTCGCCATCAGGCCCGGCGCGAGGACGAAAGCAGAGCCTTCCTGAAAGACGAGGTGGCGCGGCAAACGGTGGCGCTGCGGGAAGAAACCCAGGCGCTCGAGGCGCTCAACGGCGCGAGCCGAATCCTTTCCGCTGAGCTCGATCCTGGCCGCGCAATCCGCACCATCGTGCAGGCGAGCGTCGTGATGAGCGGGGCGCGTGCGGGCGCCTTTCTGCCGGCTGATCAGAGGCGGGTGGACAGAAACGAGAGCGATCGTATCGTTGTCCGTAGCGAGGACTTTCGCCCCGGTTTTCTGAGCTTTGTCTCCGAACATCGGGGCGAGCTTCTGCGTTCCGGTCACAATATCCTGCGGGTCGACGAAACCGCTGAGTGGACGCAGGAGCGTGAAGTATCCGGCGTCGGCAGCTTTCTTGCCGTGCCGATCATCTCCCGCTCGGGCGAAGTGCATGGCGAGCTGTTTTTGGCCCATTCGAACGCGCATGCGTTCGGGACGCGGGCGGAACGGTTGTCTGTGGGGCTCGCCGCCCAGGCCGCAATTGCGATCGACAACGCCAATCTCTTCGAGGCCGCGCAGAAGGAAATCGCGGCCCGAAAGGAAACCCAGGTGAAGCAGGAGCTCTTGATCCGCGAGCTCCATCACCGGGTGAAGAACACTCTGGCGGTCGTCCAGGCAATCGCCGGTATGACGGCACGTTCGGCCGAGGATATGAGTGCCTTCAACGATGCCTTCGCGGGTCGATTGTCGTCTCTCGCCTCCACACATACCCTTTTGACAGAATTTGCCTGGCAGAAAGTGCCTCTCGGGGATCTCATCCGCGGGCAGCTCGAGCCCTATCCAGAGCGCGTTCACCTCGAAGGGCCGAATCTTGAGCTGGCGGCGGCACAAGCCGTCCCGATCGGCATGGCCATCCACGAGCTCGCCACCAACGCGATCAAATATGGCGCGCTTTCAAAGGCCGAGGGTCATTTGTCCGTCGTCTGGCGGGTCGAGGAGGACAAAAGCGGAGACACGCGCGGAACTTTGTTCCTGGAATGGCGCGAAAGCGGGGGCCCTCCCGCCGTCTCTCCGGCGCGACGCGGCTTCGGCTCGCGGCTGTTGAGCGATGTCTTAAGGGTGCAGCTTCGTGCCCGCACGGAGACCCGTTTCGAACCGGAAGGCCTCGTGTTCGAGCTTGAAGTTCCCATTGCGCCGCTCGTCGTGTCCGACTACCCTGGCTCAGCCGTCGAGGAGAGCGCTCAGGCGTGA
- a CDS encoding response regulator, which translates to MPAICAGEKAAPLRDCQILLVEDEALVAMDLAYELEKAGAEVTFASTLAEALAIANSNDPPHSAAVLDINLRGEEVYPAAERLAQTGVPFLFCTGHGKLEDVAPRFPDAPVLNKPIIGRQLVCALAALLP; encoded by the coding sequence ATGCCCGCCATTTGTGCAGGAGAGAAAGCGGCGCCTCTCCGCGATTGTCAGATCCTACTGGTTGAAGACGAAGCTTTGGTTGCGATGGACCTTGCCTACGAGCTCGAGAAGGCCGGGGCCGAGGTGACCTTTGCTTCCACGCTCGCGGAGGCGCTTGCCATTGCCAATAGCAACGATCCTCCCCACTCCGCGGCGGTTCTCGATATCAATCTGCGCGGTGAAGAGGTTTATCCGGCGGCCGAACGGCTCGCCCAAACTGGCGTGCCCTTCCTGTTTTGCACGGGGCACGGCAAGCTCGAGGACGTGGCGCCTCGCTTTCCGGATGCGCCGGTGCTGAACAAGCCGATCATCGGGCGCCAGCTCGTTTGCGCACTCGCTGCACTTCTTCCTTGA
- a CDS encoding PQQ-dependent sugar dehydrogenase produces MTRGMFLGTGGILAATLLASTSLAQEALSTEGPNIAVETVTESLSHPWGLAFLPDGSMLVTERSGNLRHVTPAGDVSEPISGLPEVDNRSQGGLLDVTLDPEFEENRLVYWSYAEPGDGGTTSTAVARGELSDDRTEMQNVEVIFSQEPKVASSAHYGSRLVFDREGHLFVTLGERFSRAFRGQAQELDSDLGKIVRLNPDGSIPDDNPYVGRDDARPEIWSYGHRNVQAAALNQETGELWEIEHGPKGGDELNIARPGENYGWPVISYGVNYNGTPVGSGKAQAEGMVDPLYQWTPVIAPSGMIFYEGDMFPEWQGDIFVGGLASQALVRLELDGEKVAHEERLLHERSQRIRDVAEGPDGALYLLTDEANGAIWRVHAGKAR; encoded by the coding sequence ATGACCAGAGGCATGTTCTTGGGGACAGGCGGAATTCTCGCAGCGACGCTCCTCGCCAGCACCAGCCTTGCCCAGGAGGCGCTTTCGACGGAGGGACCGAACATTGCCGTAGAAACCGTGACGGAGAGCCTGTCCCATCCCTGGGGGCTCGCTTTCCTGCCCGATGGTTCGATGCTGGTGACAGAACGCTCCGGAAACCTGCGTCATGTCACGCCCGCCGGAGACGTATCGGAGCCGATTTCTGGCCTGCCCGAGGTCGACAATCGCAGCCAGGGCGGACTTCTCGACGTCACCCTCGATCCCGAATTTGAAGAGAACCGCCTCGTCTATTGGAGCTATGCGGAACCCGGTGACGGCGGCACGACCTCGACGGCCGTTGCCCGCGGCGAACTCTCCGACGACAGGACGGAGATGCAGAATGTCGAGGTGATCTTCTCGCAAGAGCCCAAAGTCGCAAGCTCCGCCCATTATGGCTCGCGCCTCGTCTTCGACCGCGAAGGCCATCTCTTCGTGACACTTGGAGAGCGCTTTTCGAGGGCGTTCCGCGGCCAGGCGCAGGAGCTCGATTCCGATCTCGGCAAGATCGTGCGCCTCAACCCGGACGGCTCGATTCCGGACGACAACCCTTATGTCGGCCGCGATGATGCGCGCCCGGAGATCTGGTCCTACGGGCATCGCAACGTCCAGGCGGCCGCGCTCAATCAGGAGACGGGCGAGCTTTGGGAGATCGAGCACGGCCCGAAGGGCGGCGACGAGCTCAACATTGCCCGCCCAGGCGAGAATTACGGCTGGCCCGTCATCTCCTATGGCGTCAATTACAACGGCACACCCGTCGGCTCCGGCAAGGCGCAGGCGGAAGGCATGGTCGATCCGCTTTATCAATGGACACCGGTGATAGCCCCCTCCGGCATGATCTTTTACGAGGGAGACATGTTTCCCGAATGGCAAGGGGACATTTTCGTCGGGGGCCTCGCCTCACAAGCCCTCGTTCGCCTGGAGCTGGACGGCGAGAAAGTGGCCCACGAGGAACGTCTCCTGCACGAACGTTCCCAACGCATCCGCGATGTCGCCGAAGGGCCGGATGGCGCGCTCTACCTCCTGACGGACGAAGCGAACGGAGCCATTTGGCGGGTACACGCAGGCAAGGCCAGGTGA
- a CDS encoding N-acetylglutaminylglutamine amidotransferase, whose amino-acid sequence MCGICGEVSFTGSQADPSAIGRMLDVLSARGPDSSGAVIRGRVGLGHRRLQIIDLSARSEQPLVDSDLGLSIVFNGCIYNYQELRTELQAKGYRFFSSGDTEVILKAWHAWGEDCVNRFHGMFAFAIHERESGRVVLARDRFGIKPLYLSETNGTLRFASSLPALVKAGGVDTTIDPVALQFYMSFHAVVPAPYTILKGVRKLAPATIRVIEADGTSREKVYWDPRYERSSEEVTRSFGEWQEMVLDALRTAVDRRMVADVPVGVLLSGGVDSSLIVGLLAEAGQKDLMTFSIGFEEAHGEKGDEFVYSDIIAKHFNTDHQKLFVPSSDLLKELPGAISAMSEPMVSYDNIGFYLLSREVAKHIKVVQSGQGADEIFGGYHWYPPLAHSNNPAADYAKVFFDRDHDKLGQHLSPDWMAAKDEARAFVEAHFNKAGAEDPVDKALRLDSTIMLVDDPVKRVDNMTMAWGLEARVPFLDHELAELAARIPPEHKLADGGKGILKAVAREVVPKEVVDREKGYFPVPALKYIAGDTLDMVRDTLTSQAARERGLFRSDYLNALFDDPSAHITPLRGSELWQVGLLELWLQNHEL is encoded by the coding sequence ATGTGCGGCATTTGCGGCGAAGTGAGCTTCACCGGCTCGCAGGCCGATCCTTCAGCGATCGGACGTATGCTCGACGTCCTCTCCGCCCGCGGTCCCGATTCCTCCGGGGCCGTCATTCGAGGCCGTGTCGGCCTCGGGCATCGCCGGCTCCAAATCATCGATCTGTCGGCACGCTCCGAACAGCCACTCGTCGATTCCGATCTCGGTCTGTCGATCGTCTTCAACGGCTGCATCTACAATTACCAGGAGCTGCGCACCGAGCTTCAGGCGAAGGGCTATCGGTTCTTCTCCTCCGGTGACACGGAAGTGATCCTCAAGGCCTGGCATGCCTGGGGCGAGGACTGCGTCAACCGCTTCCACGGCATGTTCGCCTTCGCCATTCATGAGCGCGAAAGCGGCCGGGTGGTGCTGGCGCGCGACCGTTTCGGCATCAAGCCGCTCTATCTTTCGGAGACGAACGGCACGCTGCGTTTCGCCTCGTCGCTGCCGGCGCTCGTCAAGGCGGGTGGTGTCGACACAACGATCGATCCCGTGGCGCTGCAATTCTACATGTCGTTCCATGCGGTCGTGCCCGCGCCCTACACCATCCTCAAGGGCGTGCGGAAACTCGCGCCCGCCACGATCCGCGTGATCGAGGCTGACGGGACGAGCCGTGAGAAGGTCTATTGGGATCCGCGCTACGAACGCTCCAGCGAAGAGGTGACGCGCTCCTTCGGCGAATGGCAGGAGATGGTGCTCGATGCGCTGCGGACGGCCGTCGACCGCCGCATGGTCGCCGACGTGCCTGTCGGCGTGCTGCTTTCGGGTGGCGTCGATTCCTCGCTGATCGTCGGGCTTCTCGCCGAGGCCGGGCAGAAGGATCTGATGACCTTCTCGATCGGCTTTGAGGAGGCGCACGGCGAGAAGGGCGACGAATTCGTCTATTCCGACATCATCGCCAAGCATTTCAACACCGACCATCAAAAGCTCTTCGTGCCGTCTTCCGACCTGTTGAAAGAGCTGCCGGGCGCGATTTCGGCGATGTCGGAACCGATGGTCTCCTACGACAATATCGGTTTCTATCTCCTGTCGCGGGAGGTCGCGAAGCACATCAAGGTGGTGCAATCCGGACAGGGCGCCGACGAGATCTTTGGCGGCTATCACTGGTATCCGCCGCTCGCGCATTCGAACAATCCGGCCGCCGATTACGCCAAGGTCTTCTTCGACCGCGACCACGACAAGCTCGGCCAGCATCTGTCGCCCGATTGGATGGCTGCCAAGGACGAGGCGCGTGCCTTTGTTGAGGCGCATTTCAACAAGGCCGGGGCGGAAGATCCCGTCGACAAGGCGCTTCGGCTCGATTCCACCATCATGCTCGTCGACGATCCGGTGAAGCGGGTCGACAACATGACGATGGCTTGGGGGCTGGAGGCTCGCGTCCCCTTCCTCGATCATGAGCTTGCCGAGCTCGCCGCGCGGATTCCGCCGGAGCACAAGCTTGCCGATGGCGGCAAAGGCATCCTCAAGGCGGTGGCACGCGAGGTCGTGCCGAAAGAGGTGGTGGATCGCGAAAAGGGCTATTTCCCGGTTCCGGCGCTCAAATATATCGCCGGCGATACGCTCGACATGGTGCGCGACACGCTGACGAGCCAAGCCGCCCGTGAGCGTGGTCTTTTCCGCAGCGATTATCTCAACGCGCTCTTCGATGATCCGAGTGCCCATATCACGCCGCTCCGTGGGTCGGAGCTCTGGCAGGTGGGGCTCCTGGAGCTCTGGCTGCAGAACCACGAGCTTTAA
- the ngg gene encoding N-acetylglutaminylglutamine synthetase → MSRRPDKKGQGKRANVVGHRLLRMREQGTRPHLEQDSERPHPNAVIDCGWGRILFTQTFETSEAMIDKLGAEGPDRRDIAFYVRDPHVVLAAAPNELFLDPSHTYRLDLTTYRAKWRKLPGFFVRRLTSLADAETVNRIYASRNMVQVNPEFFWSNRDSRALTYFVAEDEATGEVIATVTGVDHQRAFNDPERGSSLWCLAVDPQAPYPGIGEAMVRRLAEHYQARGAAFMDLSVLHDNDKAINLYDKLGFRRIPIFAVKRKNPINEKLFSGPDPAENLNPYARIIVDEARRRGIDVEVIDDQAGFFRLSSGGRSVRCRESLSELTSAVSMSLCDDKSATRRIVEKAGVKVPAQMEAGEEKELEAFLAEHKSVVVKPARGEQGRGVAVDLDTLDDVKAAIEEAKKSADRVVLESYFSGTDLRLIVINFRLVAAAIRVPAQVVGDGKSSVRDLIVKQSRRREAATGGESKIPLDGETERCIARNGFSLDSVLPEGETLQVRKSANLHTGGTIHDVTAAVHPTLVEAAISAARAIDIPVVGIDLMVTAPHLPEYVFIEANERPGLANHEPQPTAQRFVDLLFPLSMPASVRMAQERKG, encoded by the coding sequence ATGTCACGCCGACCGGACAAGAAGGGCCAGGGCAAACGCGCCAATGTCGTTGGCCACAGGCTGTTGCGCATGCGCGAGCAGGGCACGCGGCCGCATCTCGAGCAGGATAGCGAGCGGCCGCATCCCAATGCGGTGATCGATTGTGGCTGGGGGCGGATCCTCTTCACGCAGACATTCGAGACGAGTGAGGCGATGATCGACAAGCTCGGGGCCGAGGGCCCCGACCGGCGCGATATCGCCTTTTATGTGCGCGACCCGCATGTCGTGCTCGCGGCGGCTCCGAACGAGCTCTTCCTCGATCCCTCGCACACGTACCGGCTCGATCTCACCACCTACCGGGCGAAATGGCGCAAGCTGCCCGGTTTTTTCGTGCGGCGGCTGACTTCTCTGGCCGATGCGGAGACGGTCAACCGTATCTATGCGAGCCGCAACATGGTGCAGGTGAACCCGGAGTTTTTCTGGTCGAACCGAGACAGCCGCGCGCTCACCTATTTCGTCGCGGAGGACGAGGCGACGGGCGAGGTGATCGCCACCGTCACCGGCGTCGATCACCAGCGGGCCTTCAACGATCCCGAGCGTGGCTCCTCGCTTTGGTGTCTCGCCGTCGATCCGCAGGCGCCTTACCCGGGCATCGGCGAGGCGATGGTGCGCCGGCTCGCGGAGCATTATCAGGCACGCGGGGCGGCCTTCATGGATCTCTCCGTCCTGCACGACAACGACAAGGCGATCAATCTCTACGACAAGCTCGGCTTCCGGCGCATCCCGATCTTTGCGGTGAAGCGCAAGAACCCGATCAACGAGAAGCTCTTTTCCGGCCCCGACCCGGCCGAGAACCTCAACCCCTATGCCCGGATCATCGTCGATGAAGCGCGGCGGCGGGGCATCGATGTCGAGGTGATCGACGATCAGGCGGGCTTCTTCCGGCTCTCGTCCGGCGGACGGTCCGTGCGTTGTCGCGAGAGCCTGTCAGAGCTCACGAGCGCGGTCTCCATGTCGCTTTGCGATGACAAGTCGGCGACTCGTCGTATCGTGGAAAAAGCCGGGGTGAAGGTGCCAGCCCAGATGGAGGCCGGCGAGGAGAAGGAGCTCGAAGCTTTCCTCGCCGAGCACAAGAGCGTCGTCGTCAAGCCGGCGCGCGGTGAACAGGGGCGGGGCGTCGCCGTCGATCTCGACACGCTCGATGACGTCAAGGCCGCGATCGAAGAGGCAAAGAAATCCGCCGACCGGGTGGTGCTGGAATCTTACTTCTCCGGCACCGATCTCCGGCTGATCGTCATCAATTTCCGGCTCGTCGCCGCAGCAATCCGCGTTCCTGCGCAGGTGGTGGGCGACGGCAAGAGCAGCGTGCGCGACCTGATCGTCAAGCAGAGCCGACGGCGTGAAGCGGCGACCGGCGGAGAATCGAAGATCCCGCTCGACGGAGAGACGGAACGCTGCATCGCCCGCAATGGCTTTTCTCTCGATTCCGTCCTGCCGGAGGGCGAGACGCTGCAGGTGCGGAAATCCGCCAATCTGCACACCGGAGGCACCATTCACGACGTCACGGCGGCCGTGCATCCGACGCTCGTCGAGGCCGCGATTTCGGCCGCCCGTGCCATCGACATTCCTGTGGTCGGCATCGATCTGATGGTGACGGCGCCGCATCTGCCGGAATATGTCTTCATCGAGGCGAATGAGCGACCGGGCCTTGCCAATCACGAACCGCAGCCGACCGCGCAGCGCTTCGTCGATCTTCTGTTTCCGCTCTCGATGCCCGCCTCCGTCAGAATGGCGCAGGAAAGGAAGGGATGA
- a CDS encoding osmoprotectant NAGGN system M42 family peptidase → MTRLAIDTDYLADWLARLLATPSPTGYTDTIVRDCCAELERLGVGYEITRRGAIRAIYQGSRRKAARAIVAHLDTLGAQVKGLKENGRLELVPVGHWSARFAEGARATIFTDHGSYRGTILPLKASGHTFADEVDTLPVGWDYVELRIDAPATDKPSLEKLGVEVGDMVAIDPQPEFVENGFIVSRHLDNKAGVAVMFAALEAMVKEDAITPVDIHFLLTIAEEVGVGASAILSHDVASMVAVDNGTTAPGQNSSEFGVTVAMADQTGPFDYHLTRKLARLCLENDIRYQKDVFRHYRSDSASAIESGADVRTALITFGVDASHGYERIHMHALRSLAELITAYVTSPVEIQRDSKELGSLQGFTTQPTEDEAAEEAKDEPVVL, encoded by the coding sequence ATGACGCGGCTCGCGATCGATACGGACTACCTGGCCGATTGGCTGGCGCGGCTTTTAGCGACGCCGAGCCCGACCGGATACACCGACACGATCGTGCGCGATTGCTGTGCGGAGCTGGAGAGGCTCGGCGTCGGCTACGAGATCACGCGCCGGGGCGCCATTCGTGCCATCTATCAGGGCTCCCGCCGCAAGGCGGCCCGCGCCATCGTCGCCCATCTCGATACGCTCGGCGCCCAGGTGAAGGGGCTCAAGGAGAACGGTCGTCTGGAACTCGTGCCCGTTGGCCATTGGTCGGCGCGGTTTGCGGAAGGGGCGCGGGCGACGATTTTTACCGATCACGGTTCCTATCGCGGCACGATTTTGCCGCTGAAAGCCTCGGGGCATACCTTCGCCGATGAGGTCGACACCCTGCCGGTCGGTTGGGATTACGTGGAGCTTCGCATCGACGCGCCGGCGACCGACAAGCCGTCGCTTGAAAAACTCGGTGTGGAGGTCGGCGATATGGTGGCGATCGATCCGCAACCCGAATTCGTCGAAAACGGCTTCATCGTTTCGCGCCATCTCGACAACAAGGCGGGCGTTGCAGTCATGTTTGCGGCACTCGAAGCGATGGTGAAGGAAGATGCGATCACGCCGGTCGACATCCACTTCCTCTTGACCATCGCCGAAGAGGTAGGCGTGGGCGCCTCTGCCATCCTCTCCCACGACGTCGCCTCGATGGTGGCGGTCGACAACGGCACGACGGCTCCCGGCCAGAACTCTTCGGAATTCGGCGTCACTGTCGCCATGGCCGACCAGACCGGCCCGTTCGACTACCATCTGACGCGCAAGCTCGCGCGTCTCTGCCTGGAAAACGACATCCGCTACCAGAAGGACGTTTTCCGCCATTACCGCTCCGATTCGGCCTCTGCGATCGAATCGGGCGCCGATGTGCGTACGGCGCTCATCACCTTCGGCGTCGATGCGAGCCACGGCTACGAGCGCATCCACATGCATGCGTTGCGGTCTCTCGCAGAACTCATCACCGCCTATGTGACGAGCCCCGTCGAGATCCAGCGCGACAGCAAAGAGCTCGGCAGCCTCCAGGGCTTTACCACCCAGCCGACCGAGGACGAGGCGGCCGAGGAGGCGAAGGACGAACCTGTCGTGCTGTGA